In one Brienomyrus brachyistius isolate T26 chromosome 5, BBRACH_0.4, whole genome shotgun sequence genomic region, the following are encoded:
- the psmd11b gene encoding 26S proteasome non-ATPase regulatory subunit 11B codes for MATAAVEFQRAQSLLNTDRNASIDILHSIVKRDVQEDDEEAVRVKEQSILELGTLLAMTGQAAELGGLLKYVRPFLISISKAKAARLVRSLLDLFLDMEAATGQEVDLCLECIEWAKSEKRTFLRQALEARLVSLYFDTKRYQEALLLGSQLLQELKKMDDKALLVEVQLLESKTYHALSNLPKARAALTSARTTANAIYCPPKLQAALDMQSGIIHAAEEKDWKTAYSYFYEAFEGYDSIDSPRAITALKYMLLCKIMLNSPEDVQALISGKLALRYAGRQTDALKCVAQASKNRSLADFEKALTEYRVELRDDPIISTHLTKLYDNLLEQNLIRVIEPFSRVQIEHISALIKLSKGDVERKLSQMILDKKFHGILDQGEGVLIIFDEPPVDKTYEAALETIQNMSKVVDSLYNKAKKLT; via the exons ATGGCGACCGCGGCGGTTGAGTTCCAGAGAGCTCAGTCCCTTCTCAACACGGATCGCAACGCGTCAATCGATATTCTTCATTCAATAG TGAAGAGAGATGTTCAAGAAGATGATGAGGAGGCGGTGAGAGTTAAAGAACAGAGCATCCTGGAATTGGGGACCCTCCTAGCCATGACGGGGCAGGCAGCAG AGCTGGGGGGCCTGCTGAAGTATGTCAGGCCATTTCTGATCTCCATCAGTAAGGCCAAAGCGGCCCGGCTGGTGCGATCCCTACTTGACCTGTTCCTGGATATGGAGGCGGCCactggacaggaggtggacCTCTGTCTGGAGTGTATTGAATGGGCCAAGTCTGAGAAGAGGACCTTTCTGCGTCAGGCTCTTGAG GCCCGTTTGGTTTCTCTGTATTTCGACACCAAGAGGTACCAGGAGGCATTGTTGCTCG GGTCTCAGCTGCTTCAGGAACTGAAGAAGATGGATGACAAAGCTCTGCTAGTAGAGGTGCAGCTCCTGGAGAGCAAGACCTATCATGCCCTGAGCAACTTGCCTAAAGCCCGTGCTGCACTCACCTCTGCTAGGACTACTGCCAACGCCATCTATTGCCCTCCTAAACTGCAGGCCGCTCTGGACATGCAGTCAG GAATCATTCATGCAGCTGAGGAGAAGGACTGGAAGACTGCCTACTCCTACTTCTATGAGGCCTTTGAAGGCTACGACTCCATTGACAGCCCACGGGCCATCACCGCCCTCAAATACATGCTCCTCTGCAAGATCATGCTCAACTC TCCAGAGGACGTGCAAGCTTTGATCAGTGGGAAGCTGGCTCTGCGCTATGCCGGGAGGCAG ACAGATGCTCTGAAATGTGTGGCACAAGCCAGTAAGAACAGGTCGTTGGCCGATTTTGAAAAG GCTTTGACAGAATACAGAGTAGAGCTGAGGGACGACCCCATTATCAGTACCCACCTGACAAAACTGTATGACAACCTGCTGGAACAGAACCTGATCCGTGTCATTGAGCCCTTCTCCAGGGTGCAG ATAGAACACATATCGGCCCTCATAAAACTCTCAAAG GGAGATGTGGAGAGGAAATTATCACAGATGATTTTGGACAAGAAATTTCATG GTATCCTGGACCAGGGAGAAGGTGTACTGATCATATTTGATGAACCCCCAGTAGACAAGACCTATGAAGCAGCTCTTGAAACAATTCAGAACATGAGCAAAGTTGTTGATTCACTCTACAATAAAGCAAAGAAATTAACATAG
- the cdk5r1b gene encoding cyclin-dependent kinase 5 activator 1b isoform X2, translating into MGTVLSLSPSYRKAGLFEDGPATVGPYTAVQNSKNAKDKNVKRHSLINVLPWKRIVAVSAKKKGSKKVQPNTAYQNNVTHLNNENLKKSQSCANLSTFTQDSAAPVIPGSKTSSNVASSVKKVPLPSSTAAPGTPKRVIVQASTSELLRCLGEFLCRRCYRLKHLSPTDPVLWLRSVDRSLLLQGWQDQGFITPANVVFVYMLCRDVVSSEVATEHELQAVLLTCLYLSYSYMGNEISYPLKPFLVESSKETFWDRCLSIINLMSAKMLQINSDPHYFTQVFADLKNESQKEEERSRLLIGLDR; encoded by the coding sequence ATGGGCACTGTGCTGTCTCTGTCCCCCAGCTACCGGAAAGCGGGGCTCTTTGAGGATGGGCCTGCCACTGTAGGCCCCTATACAGCTGTGCAGAACAGCAAGAACGCCAAAGACAAAAATGTGAAGCGGCACTCACTTATCAACGTGCTCCCTTGGAAGCGTATAGTAGCCGTCTCGGCCAAGAAGAAAGGCTCTAAGAAAGTGCAGCCCAATACTGCCTACCAGAACAACGTCACCCATCTGAACAACGAGAACCTGAAGAAGTCCCAGTCATGTGCCAACCTCTCCACCTTCACCCAAGACTCAGCCGCCCCAGTGATCCCTGGCTCCAAGACCTCCAGCAATGTGGCTTCGTCTGTGAAGAAGGTACCCCTGCCTAGTTCCACTGCTGCCCCAGGTACTCCAAAGCGGGTGATAGTGCAGGCCTCCACCAGTGAGCTGCTACGATGCCTGGGCGAGTTCTTGTGCCGAAGATGCTACCGGCTCAAGCATCTGTCGCCTACAGACCCGGTGCTGTGGCTGCGCAGTGTGGACCGCTCTCTGCTGCTCCAGGGCTGGCAGGACCAGGGTTTCATCACTCCCGCCAACGTGGTCTTCGTCTATATGCTGTGCCGAGATGTGGTCTCTTCAGAGGTGGCCACTGAGCATGAGCTACAGGCGGTGCTCCTCACCTGCCTGTACCTCTCCTATTCCTACATGGGCAACGAGATCTCCTACCCCCTTAAGCCATTCTTGGTAGAGAGTTCCAAGGAGACCTTCTGGGACCGCTGCTTGTCCATCATAAACCTGATGAGCGCGAAGATGCTGCAGATCAACTCTGACCCGCACTACTTCACCCAGGTGTTTGCCGACCTCAAGAACGAGAGTCAAAAGGAGGAGGAAAGAAGCCGCTTGCTCATCGGACTGGACCGGTGA